The Deltaproteobacteria bacterium nucleotide sequence CTTACCGGGAGGCATCTTCCACTTGAGCTTTTTCCTTTTTCGTACTCAGAGTTCCTTCAGGCGAGAAACATTAGACGCTCTTGGGAAAGTTTTGGAGACTATCTTGACTGTGGTGGTTTTCCAGAAGTAGTACTAAATACTGCACTTGATCCAGGAATCTATTTAAACACTCTATTTGATTCTATTGTCTTAAAGGATTTAATCAAACGAAAGAGCATTCGCGTTCCCGCTTACTTAACTAACAGTATCTCGCTACTAATTCAAAATATATCATCTCGCACAAGCGCAAGGGCAATCGCAAAGGCACTGAACAACACTCCGACATATACTACAGTTGAAAAATATATTGAGTATGTGCGCGAAGCATATTTAATTGAAACGATTCACGCATTTAAGTTCAAGCCCAAAGAGAGAATTCAAAGCGAAAGAAAGCCTTATTCGATTGATACTGGGTTTATAAAGGCTCGCACTAGGCAAGTTCTTTCTTTGCAGGGAAGACAGCTTGAGAATGCTGTTTATCTAGAGCTTCGCCGCAGAGGCTACGCAGCAGGAGATTCGTTGTTTTATTATCGTTCAGACGAAGGTTTGGAAGTAGATTTTCTTGTTAGGGAGGGTCACGTTACTACACAACTCATTCAGGTCTGCCTCGACCTTAGTTCATTTCAGGCACAAGATCGAGAAGTGCGTGCGCTACTCAAGGCCAAATTGCAACACCCCGACGCCTCTCTTCTAATTGTAACTGCTAACGAAAGTGGCAGTATTGAAGTTTCAAATGGCCAAGCAGTGAAGCTAGTTCCCGTGTTTGAGTTTTGTGCTTAGAAGCATTATTGAACTACGCAATTATGACAAGAGAAATCATTCAGGAACTAGCCTCTTCAAACCTACTAAAACAGCACTGTTTCATTGCTTCTGTGCATATCGTTTAGTAGGGGGCAATTTGATTCATTAAGCTAGCAATTTATATATGGGTGATATCGTCTTAAGCAACAGACCAACGCCTCCTATAGAAAATGGGTGCAAAAGCAATGCTGCCTCCCAGGGAAACGTGCTGTCTCAGGAGCTCAAAGTTCCGCTACCTACAGTTGCCATTTCCACTTCCACGGAAGACGCAACATTGAATCTTAGCGTTAATACAGCTAACAATTCAGTAGTTGAACGACAAATATACAATTGCCCCAAGGAACTAGAGACATTTGGCCCGAAGAAAATCGACATCGTGGCCGATGACTTTAAGGCAAGGTGGATCAACCTAGATTCGGATGCCGAATGGGAAGCTACCCACGGAGAGCTAGTCGCTATTCCGATCGAGCTAGATTACCCTGAGAAAGAACGGCTTGTAAGGCTTCACATGCAGTCTAGTTCTATTGCTTATACGCTAGGCGAACTTGCGGAGCTTATAGAAGATAAAAAAATTAACGTCGCCGCTCTAAATATATCTTTTGCACTTCTAGAAAAACTTTCTACTCTAAAACAAATATGCAAGTTACCCGAACTAACTACTGCTAATCTTCTAAATCGTCGAGAGATGATTCTTTCCAGACTTCTAGAGTTTGCACTATCTGAAGTTCCTCTTGATACGGAGATGGTAAGAACCTATCATAGAGCCAACATCTGCCTAGATGTGGCGAAACACATAGAGAGAATTGCATCTTATGGAACAAGAGTTTATATTGCGGCTGGAAACTATTCGGCCGAGGAGAGTAGCGATAGCAAAAACTCGGATGTACCAATTAACCTCTATGCTTTGGCACCAAAGTCTATCGTCGTTGCAAGCGGCAAGTCACCAGAGAAATTGGATCGATTTTCACATGCTAGCTTTCATAAGGTGCAGGACGGCACACTTGAGTTAAATGTCGTAAAAGGCGGAATCGACATGAATGGCGACTTGCTAGCGGACATTCCTGAATCTGCACTCGACAAGTATCCTTGCTACAAGGAGCACGTGGCAGAAAATATTCTTGGAAAAGCGCCAAAGGAGTTGTTGAAAAAGGTTTCGCCAGACTTCATTGCTCAGGTAGACAATGAAGTTACGGAGAAGAACCTGCAACTGCATCCGGAAATTAAATACCTAAATTACTGGCTAGCAAAACTGCCTCCGGGCCTCTACAATCTACAAGATATCTACAATAAATTTCAGGCGACTACTCCGTTAGATACAAAAGTGAAGAGCTACGTTTACGTATGCCCTGTCCTAACAGAAGAGTCATCAGAGGAACATCTCGAAAGAATCTTCTTCCTTAGACTTAACCACACTACAGGCACTCTACAATTTACTTACCCTGATAGGTTATGCGGCACCTCCTTGGCAGCACCACAACAGATGCGCGAGGATACGAAAAATCAATAAGAACTAATAGCAATGTTTGGTCGGGGTGAGAGGATTCGAACCTCCGGCTTCCTCGTCCCGAACGAGGCGCGCTACCAGGCTGCGCTACACCCCGATTTTTTTTAAAAAATCTCTATATTATACCTGACCATCTTCAATCATATCCCTAGCGAGCTCAATGTGTTTTTGATTAAGCCCTAACAACTTTGCAGTGCGCGAGGCAAAAGCTGCCTCATGGCTACTCACCAAGCCATCTGCTAGCATGACTCGCCACATCATGGCAATTATTGCCACTTTTTGGCTCTCTTCAAAATTGGCATTAATCGCCTTAATAAAGGACTCTATCTTAACTTCGTCATCTACAAGAAGGCCTCCGACCTCCAAATTATAGCCAGCTTCCTCGTTCGAGAGCTCGAACTCGCGGTTTAGGGTAGATACAAGGCTATCAAATTCATCTGAATGAAAATACCCATCCAAACTTCCAGCTTTTATAAGAAGACAAACAGTAGCAATCCTGAGCTCGCTGGGCGTTGGTTGGCCAGTCTTATCTACCACTAAAGACGCTCCTGTCTTAAAAAATTCCTCGAGATTATTAAACATCGCTACCTCCTAAACTCTTATCCTGCAACACGACTACTAAATCCCCTCGCAACTGCCGCACTCCCTCTCGGAGCCCCAACCTCTACCAACATAGCACTAAATTCCGGATACATCTCGCCCAATAATGCGCCAAATGTCTGAGCCGATTCGCTATATTTTGCAAGCGCTCTGTAGACATAAGCCTTCATAGCACTAGCCTCGCGTGAAGAACAGTATTGCTCACTTAACTGAATACAATCAAGCGCCTTATTGTCATCGCCATGGTCGAAAAAAATACGCGCCAAAAGGAGCAAAGCTTTAGCGGCCGATTCCTTTGGTTGCTCGTTCCAATTTAAGACTGGAAATATCTCCTCAATTAGGGCATTTTCAATGGTCTTGGCCAAAATCTTACAGTGATACTCGCTTTGATCGCAAATTAAATGAGGGTTCGCCAGGTTATTTTCGTGAAAACGAAAATAATAAATTGGACTATCGTTATGAACAAACTTGCAGCCAGCAATGGCCGCGCGCACCCAAAAGTCATAATCTTGTGCCCGCTTAAAACTCAAATCGTAATTCCCTACTCGAGAAAAAACTGATTTCCGAATTAGCGTTCCACCATTAGGTATTATGTCCTCATACACTAACTGCATCAGCATCTCCCCTTGGCGCGCATCTCGTGACTTTCTTTCTTCCTTTGGATTCAAATCAGCATCGCAAGCAACGTGATTGCCATAAATAATATCTGCATCTGGATGTTTGGCCAAAATCTCTAAGTGTGAGGAAAGGCAATTCTCCGCCAAAGCGTCATCATCATCAAGCCACAGAAGGTAGTCACCTTTCATCCTAGCAACTACCTCGTTTCTTGCTTGCGGCCGACCGGAGTTTTCCCAAAGGTGCACTGCTACAATTTGCGGAATTGATAAATTATCTATATACGCTTTTGTTCCATCCGTAGAACCGTCATTGACCACGATTATTTCGCTAACTGCGTCCCCCTGAATTAACGCACTGCTAATGGCACGCCTTAAAAACTCGACGCGGTTGTAAGTAACTATGCCTATGCTGATTCGGGGAATATTCATTACACTACACTCTTACTCTAACTATCTCTCACATCTGCTGGAACTGCTTCGTTTAGCCAATAAACGACCTTGGACAAAATACTTTCTATAGCTTTCTCAAAAGAATCTACAGCACTATTTGCATTATTGCTAGAAACTGGAATCATTTCCACAAAATACCTCCTAGAAATAAGTAGCCTGCTTTTCAAATCAACTAATTCCAATACGACCGAAACTTTCACCCTTCCTGGCGTCGAAGCAACATCGTGGTAGAATTCCAAAAACTCACTGCGTAACAAAACGTCCGCCTTCACCGAGCTATTTTGGCGAGTTACGGTTCTAAAAAGCTTAGAAGATTCGATATATTTCCCCAATAAAGTCGAAAACCGCCTCGTTGGAGTTTCCACCCAACTAGCATATCTATAGTAACCACGTGTCGACTTAACTTTACTAAAAATAATTCTATGGCTATCGACAAATCTATCTGCTTCCGCTTGACCAACGAGCAAACGGATGTCGCGCTCCTTTACGCTGCCACTAAAATCCTCCAAATCGTCTCCTAGCACATAATAAACTTCGTTTTTAGAACCACCACCCAGCGAAAAACTACAACCCCCAACGACACTAACGATCGCACAGTAAACAAAACTACAAATTATCACCCTATAAACTTTCATCGCGCCCCACCTTCAGATAGCAACAATTCTTCTCCTGGGCCTAATTCATCGACACCAGGCTTTGCAATAAGGGCTCTCGGATCCTCAAACTTCTCAGAAGCGGCAGTTATTCTGTTAGCAGCCCGACTTACATCTTGGGATAAAACTTCCGTCCTAAGTGTAATTACGTCTACGGCGTTCGTAACGGACTTAGCGACTTCCTCTGTCTTCTTTCCAACTGTTTCCGTAGTTTGACTAACCTGCATAAGAGCATTATTGAGTTCATCGCCTATTTTATTTAGTTGCTCATCTATGTTGCCAGCAACGCCATTTAGCGACTTACTAATGGACTGAAGCTCCCTAACCAACTTTGTAACCTCCTCTATCATTCCCCCGATAGCTTCATCTTTGGTGGCCAAAACATCTGAAAATTTTTTTAAGTTAGCTAAAATAGAAGCGAGGCTCTCCCTATTTTCCTCACTAAAGGCAAGACTTGCCTCCTGCACCATACTTGAAACGTCCGACATTAAATCTGGAAGTGAATCGGCCAGCACATCCAGATCAGTTCGACCCTCGGGAATAATTGGATAATCCTCACCGGCTAAGACGCTTTCCAAAGCAATACTGCCCTGACTACTGCCAATTAACTCAACAGTGGCTAATCCCGTTAGTAAATTTCTCTTAACCACCGCTCGCGTGTCAGTTTTTATCGGCACACTTTCTTGAAGTTTAAGAAGAACCTTTACTTGCTCTATGTCGCGCTCAGAAATTTGGTAATCGACGACTGAGCCAATTTTTATCCCCTTCATAGTAACATCGCTATCCGTCTGCAAACCATTTAGGGAATGCTCCTTAAAATAAACATTAAAATACTTAACCTGGTTATTAGCGCCAACTTCCGAAAGCCAAAGCACAAACGCGATGATCATCAAGGTAGATAAGACAACCGCCGCTCCGACTAAACCATATTTAGCTTGAGAATCCATAATAAAATATCAGTATCTCTTTGCCTTCGCAGACGAAAAATAATTGCTAACCCAAGGATCCCGCACTTGCATGACTTCCTCCAAATTTCCATCTGCAATAACATTCCCCGATCCTAAAACTATTATTCGATCGGCAATAGTAGTAATCGAGTCCAAATCATGTGTTACCATAAAAATGGTCAGTCCCAAACTATTGCTAAGAGTTCTTATTAACTCGTCAAAAGCTCTGGCATTTACGGGGTCAAGACCAGAGGTAGGCTCATCCAAGAACAGCAGCTCCGGCTCCAAAACTAGTGCGCGCGCAAGTGCGACGCGTTTCTTCATGCCGCCTGACAAATCACTAGGCATCTTTCGCGCCGTCGATTTATCGAGGCCGGTAAGTGCAAGCTTTAGCTGAATGATGCACTTAAGAAGCTCGTCCGGAAGACTATATTGTTCCTTTAGCGGCACGGCTATATTTTCGCCCACCGTCAGTCCCGAGAAAAGCGCACTGTATTGAAAGAGCACTCCGTAGCGCCGTCGCATTTCGACCAGCTCCATTTCCGAGCAATTCCATACATCCGTTCCAAAAACCAAAACTCGTCCCGACGATGGCCTAAGTAAGCCTATTATTTCTCTAAGCAACGTAGATTTACCACTTCCACTGCCTCCTATTATGGCTACGATGCTTCCTCTTAACACCGAAAATGAAATACCACTGTGAATTTCTACTTCGCCGAAACTAGTATGA carries:
- a CDS encoding MCE family protein; protein product: MDSQAKYGLVGAAVVLSTLMIIAFVLWLSEVGANNQVKYFNVYFKEHSLNGLQTDSDVTMKGIKIGSVVDYQISERDIEQVKVLLKLQESVPIKTDTRAVVKRNLLTGLATVELIGSSQGSIALESVLAGEDYPIIPEGRTDLDVLADSLPDLMSDVSSMVQEASLAFSEENRESLASILANLKKFSDVLATKDEAIGGMIEEVTKLVRELQSISKSLNGVAGNIDEQLNKIGDELNNALMQVSQTTETVGKKTEEVAKSVTNAVDVITLRTEVLSQDVSRAANRITAASEKFEDPRALIAKPGVDELGPGEELLLSEGGAR
- a CDS encoding ATP-binding protein; translation: IEELIERQRQEFEGFKAIAYVPRAQESKLRGYLESSLIKIVMGPRRAGKSRLIQKVLENEKVAYINFEEERFSNVTGEQIIEAAHKIYPSAKYWYLDEIQDFFEWEKILNKLHRRGYNLVVTGSNARLLSSELATALTGRHLPLELFPFSYSEFLQARNIRRSWESFGDYLDCGGFPEVVLNTALDPGIYLNTLFDSIVLKDLIKRKSIRVPAYLTNSISLLIQNISSRTSARAIAKALNNTPTYTTVEKYIEYVREAYLIETIHAFKFKPKERIQSERKPYSIDTGFIKARTRQVLSLQGRQLENAVYLELRRRGYAAGDSLFYYRSDEGLEVDFLVREGHVTTQLIQVCLDLSSFQAQDREVRALLKAKLQHPDASLLIVTANESGSIEVSNGQAVKLVPVFEFCA
- a CDS encoding TerB family tellurite resistance protein — translated: MFNNLEEFFKTGASLVVDKTGQPTPSELRIATVCLLIKAGSLDGYFHSDEFDSLVSTLNREFELSNEEAGYNLEVGGLLVDDEVKIESFIKAINANFEESQKVAIIAMMWRVMLADGLVSSHEAAFASRTAKLLGLNQKHIELARDMIEDGQV
- a CDS encoding membrane integrity-associated transporter subunit PqiC, coding for MKVYRVIICSFVYCAIVSVVGGCSFSLGGGSKNEVYYVLGDDLEDFSGSVKERDIRLLVGQAEADRFVDSHRIIFSKVKSTRGYYRYASWVETPTRRFSTLLGKYIESSKLFRTVTRQNSSVKADVLLRSEFLEFYHDVASTPGRVKVSVVLELVDLKSRLLISRRYFVEMIPVSSNNANSAVDSFEKAIESILSKVVYWLNEAVPADVRDS
- a CDS encoding ATP-binding cassette domain-containing protein, yielding MELQDNNQQTVIRVEDIHTSFGEVEIHSGISFSVLRGSIVAIIGGSGSGKSTLLREIIGLLRPSSGRVLVFGTDVWNCSEMELVEMRRRYGVLFQYSALFSGLTVGENIAVPLKEQYSLPDELLKCIIQLKLALTGLDKSTARKMPSDLSGGMKKRVALARALVLEPELLFLDEPTSGLDPVNARAFDELIRTLSNSLGLTIFMVTHDLDSITTIADRIIVLGSGNVIADGNLEEVMQVRDPWVSNYFSSAKAKRY
- a CDS encoding glycosyltransferase, with product MNIPRISIGIVTYNRVEFLRRAISSALIQGDAVSEIIVVNDGSTDGTKAYIDNLSIPQIVAVHLWENSGRPQARNEVVARMKGDYLLWLDDDDALAENCLSSHLEILAKHPDADIIYGNHVACDADLNPKEERKSRDARQGEMLMQLVYEDIIPNGGTLIRKSVFSRVGNYDLSFKRAQDYDFWVRAAIAGCKFVHNDSPIYYFRFHENNLANPHLICDQSEYHCKILAKTIENALIEEIFPVLNWNEQPKESAAKALLLLARIFFDHGDDNKALDCIQLSEQYCSSREASAMKAYVYRALAKYSESAQTFGALLGEMYPEFSAMLVEVGAPRGSAAVARGFSSRVAG